Proteins encoded within one genomic window of Oncorhynchus masou masou isolate Uvic2021 chromosome 1, UVic_Omas_1.1, whole genome shotgun sequence:
- the LOC135551191 gene encoding iroquois-class homeodomain protein irx-3-like isoform X2 — MSFPQLGYQYIRPIYPPERQGISNARAGTELSPSGALSNVLSTMYGSPFAAAAQGYGAFLPYSNDISIFNQLGAQYELKDSPGVQGHPGFAHHHPAFYPYGQYQFGDPSRPKNATRESTSTLKAWLSEHRKNPYPTKGEKIMLAIITKMTLTQVSTWFANARRRLKKENKMTWTPRSRTDEEGNVYNSDHEEGEEGDKREDEEEIDLENIDTENIENKDDLDDQDDLHADLKLDGRSDSEISDGYEDLQGPDQRFLKAVVKEGKDIHVDRGEHFHHHHHHSFEMKASQPNGEQVKLNPVSINSPPSENNAAPVQKPKIWSLAETATTPDNPRKSPQMNGSNTVGPAAQTIISPHHRLISCPVGKIQNWTNRAFSAHQLALLNSNHYLGLANQASANGLALYSRQQHQHTQDKSHSSDTAVTGLRINSKQPWFCQLSPPPRL, encoded by the exons ATGTCTTTCCCGCAGCTGGGATATCAGTACATCCGACCGATATACCCACCGGAGCGCCAGGGTATCAGCAATGCCCGAGCCGGGACTGAGTTGAGCCCGTCCGGGGCACTCTCAAACGTTCTCTCAACTATGTATGGATCACCTTTCGCCGCAGCAGCACAGGGCTATGGAGCATTTCTGCCCTATTCAAACGATATATCCATTTTCAATCAATTG GGTGCTCAGTATGAGTTGAAAGACAGTCCAGGCGTACAAGGACACCCAGGATTTGCCCACCATCACCCGGCGTTTTACCCATATGGCCAGTATCAGTTTGGTGACCCGTCCAGACCCAAAAATGCGACCAGGGAGAGCACGAGCACACTGAAGGCCTGGCTAAGCGAGCATCGTAAGAACCCCTACCCCACCAAGGGGGAGAAGATCATGCTGGCCATCATCACCAAAATGACCCTCACCCAAGTTTCCACCTGGTTCGCCAACGCCAGGAGGAGGCTAAAGAAGGAGAACAAGATGACCTGGACTCCCCGGAGCCGCACAGACGAAGAGGGAAATGTTTACAACAGTGATcacgaggagggagaggaaggggacaaaagggaggatgaggaagagattGATTTAGAAAATATCGACACGGAAAATATCGAGAATAAGGACGACTTGGATGATCAGGATGACCTACACGCTGATTTAAAATTAGATGGTAGAAGTGACTCTGAGATTTCAGACGGCTATGAGGATTTACAAGGGCCCGATCAGAGATTTCTGAAGGCTGTAGTGAAGGAGGGCAAAGACATTCACGTGGACCGGGGCGAGcacttccaccaccaccaccatcactcttTTGAAATGAAAGCCTCACAACCGAATGGCGAACAAGTGAAACTGAATCCGGTGTCCATCAACTCGCCCCCATCAGAAAATAACGCGGCCCCGGTCCAAAAGCCAAAGATTTGGTCTTTGGCGGAGACAGCAACAACTCCTGACAATCCCCGCAAATCTCCACAAATGAATGGCAGCAACACAGTTGGGCCCGCGGCCCAGACCATAATCAGCCCTCACCACAGACTCATCTCTTGTCCTGTTGGGAAAATCCAGAACTGGACAAACCGAGCTTTTTCTGCCCACCAGCTCGCATTACTGAACTCGAACCATTACCTTGGACTGGCGAACCAGGCTTCGGCTAACGGGCTCGCCCTCTACAGCAGGCAGCAACACCAACACACGCAGGACAAGAGTCATAGCTCAGACACAGCCGTCACAG GCCTCAGAATCAACTCGAAGCAGCCATGGTTCTGtcagctctctcctcctcctagacTTTga
- the LOC135551191 gene encoding iroquois-class homeodomain protein irx-3-like isoform X1, producing the protein MSFPQLGYQYIRPIYPPERQGISNARAGTELSPSGALSNVLSTMYGSPFAAAAQGYGAFLPYSNDISIFNQLGAQYELKDSPGVQGHPGFAHHHPAFYPYGQYQFGDPSRPKNATRESTSTLKAWLSEHRKNPYPTKGEKIMLAIITKMTLTQVSTWFANARRRLKKENKMTWTPRSRTDEEGNVYNSDHEEGEEGDKREDEEEIDLENIDTENIENKDDLDDQDDLHADLKLDGRSDSEISDGYEDLQGPDQRFLKAVVKEGKDIHVDRGEHFHHHHHHSFEMKASQPNGEQVKLNPVSINSPPSENNAAPVQKPKIWSLAETATTPDNPRKSPQMNGSNTVGPAAQTIISPHHRLISCPVGKIQNWTNRAFSAHQLALLNSNHYLGLANQASANGLALYSRQQHQHTQDKSHSSDTAVTERSSALEAEKKLLKTAFHPVNRRPQNQLEAAMVLSALSSS; encoded by the exons ATGTCTTTCCCGCAGCTGGGATATCAGTACATCCGACCGATATACCCACCGGAGCGCCAGGGTATCAGCAATGCCCGAGCCGGGACTGAGTTGAGCCCGTCCGGGGCACTCTCAAACGTTCTCTCAACTATGTATGGATCACCTTTCGCCGCAGCAGCACAGGGCTATGGAGCATTTCTGCCCTATTCAAACGATATATCCATTTTCAATCAATTG GGTGCTCAGTATGAGTTGAAAGACAGTCCAGGCGTACAAGGACACCCAGGATTTGCCCACCATCACCCGGCGTTTTACCCATATGGCCAGTATCAGTTTGGTGACCCGTCCAGACCCAAAAATGCGACCAGGGAGAGCACGAGCACACTGAAGGCCTGGCTAAGCGAGCATCGTAAGAACCCCTACCCCACCAAGGGGGAGAAGATCATGCTGGCCATCATCACCAAAATGACCCTCACCCAAGTTTCCACCTGGTTCGCCAACGCCAGGAGGAGGCTAAAGAAGGAGAACAAGATGACCTGGACTCCCCGGAGCCGCACAGACGAAGAGGGAAATGTTTACAACAGTGATcacgaggagggagaggaaggggacaaaagggaggatgaggaagagattGATTTAGAAAATATCGACACGGAAAATATCGAGAATAAGGACGACTTGGATGATCAGGATGACCTACACGCTGATTTAAAATTAGATGGTAGAAGTGACTCTGAGATTTCAGACGGCTATGAGGATTTACAAGGGCCCGATCAGAGATTTCTGAAGGCTGTAGTGAAGGAGGGCAAAGACATTCACGTGGACCGGGGCGAGcacttccaccaccaccaccatcactcttTTGAAATGAAAGCCTCACAACCGAATGGCGAACAAGTGAAACTGAATCCGGTGTCCATCAACTCGCCCCCATCAGAAAATAACGCGGCCCCGGTCCAAAAGCCAAAGATTTGGTCTTTGGCGGAGACAGCAACAACTCCTGACAATCCCCGCAAATCTCCACAAATGAATGGCAGCAACACAGTTGGGCCCGCGGCCCAGACCATAATCAGCCCTCACCACAGACTCATCTCTTGTCCTGTTGGGAAAATCCAGAACTGGACAAACCGAGCTTTTTCTGCCCACCAGCTCGCATTACTGAACTCGAACCATTACCTTGGACTGGCGAACCAGGCTTCGGCTAACGGGCTCGCCCTCTACAGCAGGCAGCAACACCAACACACGCAGGACAAGAGTCATAGCTCAGACACAGCCGTCACAG AGAGATCTAGTGCCTTGGAAGCAGAGAAAAAGTTGTTAAAAACAGCCTTCCACCCAGTTAATAGACG GCCTCAGAATCAACTCGAAGCAGCCATGGTTCTGtcagctctctcctcctcctag